The Triticum aestivum cultivar Chinese Spring chromosome 3A, IWGSC CS RefSeq v2.1, whole genome shotgun sequence genome includes a region encoding these proteins:
- the LOC123063467 gene encoding neural Wiskott-Aldrich syndrome protein: protein MGYFAPWGAPFPPQGRAPWVPPNAAGVLGPRPGNPAQAYPMMYPGAPSSSQHPPPPPSWDQAGLIAAMQAMSMQQPQQPGEWYLDSGASSHVTGNPGPSHQDPAHELQ from the exons ATGGGGTACTTTGCCCcgtggggtgcccccttccctccGCAAGGTCGTGCACCGTGGGTCCCCCCCAACGCCGCCGGCGTGCTCGGGCCTCGCCCCGGCAATCCTGCCCAGGCCTACCCCATGATGTATCCCGGCGCGCCTTCATCCTCGCAGCATCCTCCGCCGCCTCCGTCGTGGGACCAAGCCGGCCTGATCGCCGCCATGCAAGCCATGTCCATGCAGCAGCCACAGCAGCCCGGGGAGTGGTACCTCGACTCCGGCGCCTCGTCACACGTCACAGGGAACCCAG GACCTAGCCACCAGGACCCCGCTCATGAGCTCCAGTAG